One Acinetobacter pullicarnis genomic region harbors:
- the hutC gene encoding histidine utilization repressor: MSIKLNPENFDFSMDQDEPLPIYQRIKKIIQTKIYEGSWKVNEKIPSESEFVKQLGCSRMTINRALRELTQEGLLVRIQGVGSFVAEGQGHTALFQISNIADEIMARHHLHRAEVLKLEQIQADAAQSLVMGCREGTDLFHSIIVHYENNIPVQLEDRLVNAALIPAYLQQDFLSITPHAYLMAHAPISEGEHIVEAVLATVQEAKWLKMSKTEPCLLIRRRTWSDKNLISSARLTYPGSRYHLEGKFIP, translated from the coding sequence ATGTCGATTAAACTGAACCCTGAAAATTTTGACTTTTCGATGGATCAAGATGAACCATTGCCGATTTATCAACGTATTAAAAAAATTATTCAAACAAAAATTTATGAGGGAAGCTGGAAGGTCAATGAGAAAATTCCTTCCGAAAGTGAATTTGTAAAACAATTGGGTTGTAGTCGGATGACGATTAACCGTGCATTAAGAGAGCTCACTCAAGAAGGTTTGTTGGTGCGTATACAGGGGGTGGGTTCTTTTGTGGCTGAAGGTCAAGGACATACCGCTTTATTTCAGATTAGTAATATTGCCGATGAGATTATGGCGCGGCATCATCTGCATCGCGCAGAAGTGCTGAAGTTAGAGCAAATTCAGGCAGATGCAGCACAAAGTTTGGTAATGGGGTGTCGTGAAGGGACGGACTTATTTCATTCGATTATTGTGCATTATGAAAATAATATCCCAGTACAACTCGAAGACCGCTTGGTGAATGCAGCTTTAATTCCAGCATATTTACAACAAGACTTTCTCTCAATCACCCCACATGCCTATTTAATGGCGCATGCCCCTATTAGTGAGGGGGAGCATATCGTTGAAGCCGTGTTGGCCACAGTGCAAGAAGCCAAATGGTTGAAAATGAGTAAAACCGAACCGTGCTTGCTGATTCGACGTCGGACTTGGTCAGATAAAAACTTAATTTCCAGTGCACGTTTGACCTATCCGGGAAGTCGCTATCATCTGGAAGGTAAATTTATTCCTTAA